The DNA sequence CGCCAACTGTGGAGAGTTTCAACAAAAGGGCGTTGGAGGGAGTAATCAGGACGCACTGCTTTTATGTGAACGTCTTCAGGGTGGAAATCATATATCCCATCGGCAGGTCTCTTTTCCTCGGGTGGTTCCTGTGACTTTTTGGAACGTTTCTTGGAAGAAGTCCTGACTGTGGCGTTATTGATCAAGAAAGACTCGTCTTCTTCCGTGAGATGATATGTTCGGGATATGAAAATTAGATCGGTGAATTGGAAGGCCGAGTTCTAGAAGCTCAAACTCAGCGCCGCGTCATCTAAGAAGAAATCACGTATACCTGAGATATGGCTGCCTTGAGCTCGTCGGTCAACATGCGATACATCGGAGGAATGGTTTCTACGGGCATATTAACTAGGCGTTCGCAAATGACCAGTCCAACATGTTTTTCGGTCTGAGAGAAAAGCCCGTGTAGGTAACTGTGGAAACTAGAGTTCGAGCAAGATTTTTCGAGGATGTAAGAGGTAAGAGCTTTGATAGATGGGTGATCCTGGACTTTGTATCAATTCTGGCCTCGAAAAAGTCGCGTTCCCCACACACCTTATGCATATGCATGTTCAGAACCGTCAACAGAGCGTACGGATCGCTCTCTTTTCCATCCGTTTTGATCGTCGAGCCGATACCGGGTTGACTCAGAATGAGTTCAGTGAGCTCATGTAGATGGAATGCGTCTGCATCTCGTTGGAACAGCTGGCCCAGAAGTCGTTTTATGGCCTGATAATCAACATCAGGGTTTGGATTGAAGTAGTCGAAATCGACGTTGATCATGCTCTACTAAGTGGAGGTCGAATGAATGAAGTATAGATGGACATTTTCAAATAATCAGGGCTCACAACGTCTGAGGATTCATCGTCAGAGACGCTTTCGTTGTTCTGTTTGCGCTTAGCCATCGTCGTGTTACGAAGAAATTGTAATCACCGGCTACCGCAATGTCACGCTTCTGAGTCTTAGCGAGCTGGAGACTCACCTTACCCTTACGCCACCACGATCCCTTTTCATCGTTCATTTTTCTCATAATTCTTTTGcagtttttcttttttcacgATGACCAAATCTTACCTCATGAATGGATTGATAGAGAAGGCACGAACGATCTGGCCCTTCCGCGACCAACTACTAATGCATGACCTTGGATGTAGATGCAATCGCCAGACCAGGACTTTCGGTACAGATAATCGCGTGTGCGCGAGAATAATGTTACTCATTTTTTATCTTCCTTAGATTCATGGGTTTGAACGATTTAATGAATGAGATCAAGCAAGACCAAGGTTCTTTCGTTGGAGATGAAGTGCTTGAAAACAAAGTATTAGGACAAGTACTTGCATTGGTTGAGGATAAGATCTCAGAGGTCAAAAACCAAGCTGTCAAATGGTACGTGCCTTGCTTGCAATCGTGGCTGATTCCTGACCTTCTGTCGTTCTCCAGTCTCGGCCAATTAATCAAGATTCTGCGTCAAACACAGATGGAGATGGTGGTAGACAAGTTGATCGAGTTTTCTGGTGGCAA is a window from the Marasmius oreades isolate 03SP1 chromosome 6, whole genome shotgun sequence genome containing:
- a CDS encoding uncharacterized protein (BUSCO:EOG092649VA); the protein is MAKRKQNNESVSDDESSDVSMINVDFDYFNPNPDVDYQAIKRLLGQLFQRDADAFHLHELTELILSQPGIGSTIKTDGKESDPYALLTVLNMHMHKDHPSIKALTSYILEKSCSNSSFHSYLHGLFSQTEKHVGLVICERLVNMPVETIPPMYRMLTDELKAAISQNSAFQFTDLIFISRTYHLTEEDESFLINNATVRTSSKKRSKKSQEPPEEKRPADGIYDFHPEDVHIKALASYCADYEFNRAPSEPRDKESFGLDTRARVIIVPVSRFEELVKRMNAAYAVNGS